The proteins below come from a single Garra rufa chromosome 3, GarRuf1.0, whole genome shotgun sequence genomic window:
- the rbpms gene encoding RNA-binding protein with multiple splicing, with the protein MNISSENEPNSPEEQDKTFSSSCQIQDDDDAGVRTLFVSGLPLDIKPRELYLLFRPFQGYEGSLIKLTSKQPVGFVSFDSRSEAEAAKNALNGVRFDPDIPQTLRLEFAKANTKMAKNKLVGIPNPSPSRQSPGLPCVSREPYEFTVPALYPSSPDVWASYPLYPAELPPPAYAYSSSLHAQIRWLPTADSTNQGWKSRQFC; encoded by the exons ATGAACATCAGCAGCGAGAATGAGCCGAACAGCCCTGAAGAACAG GATAAAACCTTTTCTAGCTCATGTCAGATCCAGGATGATGATGATGCAGGT GTCAGGACTCTTTTTGTCAGTGGATTACCGCTGGACATCAAACCCAGAGAGCTTTACCTGTTATTCAGGCCTTTTCAG GGTTATGAAGGTTCCTTAATCAAATTGACCTCTAAACAG CCGGTGGGGTTTGTAAGTTTTGACAGTCGCTCAGAGGCGGAGGCCGCTAAGAATGCCCTGAAC GGCGTTCGCTTTGACCCGGATATTCCCCAGACTTTACGGCTGGAGTTTGCCAAAGCCAATACCAAGATGGCCAAGAACAAACTAGTAGGAATTCCAAACCCTTCTCCATCCAGACAAAGTCCTGGACTTCCCTGTGTCAGTCGAGAGCCTT ATGAGTTCACGGTTCCAGCTCTGTATCCCAGCAGTCCTGACGTGTGGGCGTCATACCCGCTGTACCCCGCTGAACTGCCACCGCCTGCGTATGCCTACAGCTCATCACTGCACGCTCAG ATTCGCTGGCTGCCGACCGCAGACTCAACCAATCAGGGCTGGAAGAGCCGACAGTTCTGTTGA